A region from the Drosophila takahashii strain IR98-3 E-12201 chromosome 2L, DtakHiC1v2, whole genome shotgun sequence genome encodes:
- the LOC108065987 gene encoding ATP-binding cassette sub-family G member 1, producing the protein MTLLPDIKASDAACCVGGGANSDASSSSGGSHKGHHDKHESGCLGINCCTTAASSELSIDDTTSNSSRGSSNLATKVTNDLNGFQPPNYHQAMAHANFDHCDPVDIEFSDVRYTVKKFSFPERKFVTKEILHSLNGSFRSGELTAIMGPSGAGKSTLLNVMSGFCSTGVSGNIRVNGKPMAPSSERFRQMLCYIHQDDLLRPQLLVGEIMLLAAHLKLGFKVTKAYKMDLIKHILSLLGLDHRYNVPTGKLSGGQKKRLAIALELISNPPVLYLDEPTTGLDSSSCSSCVALLKKLASQGHTIVCTIHQPSALIFEMFDKLYTVVDGHCMYQGPVRELVPFLADQQLVCPSYHNPADYLLEVAVGEHQRDLNELIHAANKKYYEDVDRYRYMSSADMSRLVATIKDNIDGRTLGKSSQVALAQFSSFDYVKASPQELALEEVKALSGPAEIVEADHLEKNLQQQQLPVANAKELAKPPNAIRSASFLMQYLLLMQRILICAKRNYFLLLARIFSHIFIGVVFGYLYMNVGNNAQSVLGNYVYLYGSTLLLVYTGKMAVVLTFPLEIDMLTREHFNRWYKLGPYFLSLISFEIPFQSLCTAMYIIISVHLTGNDVVDSFRIYYFMLLGIMASLSAQAWGFFVGATLPTKLAVFLGPILAVMFSVFGFCTRYIDITPLFRWMWHLSYFRAGFHGALNAIYGMDRPFLECPETAMYCHFRSPKVFLKYMMISDVHMSDCMILMGTVIAVMHVLTIITLWHKLNRR; encoded by the exons ATGACACTCTTGCCAGATATCAAGGCTTCGGATGCCGCCTGCTGTGTGGGCGGTGGGGCAAACAGCGATGCCAGCAGCAGTTCCGGTGGCAGCCACAAAGGTCATCATGATAAGCACGAAAGTGGTTGCCTGGGCATCAATTGTTGCACCACAGCAGCCAGTTCCGAGTTGTCTATCGACGACACCACATCGAATTCGTCACGGGGTTCCTCCAATTTAGCCACCAAGGttacaaatgatttgaatGGATTCCAGCCGCCAAATTATCATCAGGCCATGGCCCATGCTAATTTTGATCACTGCGATCCCGTGGATATCGAGTTCTCCGATGTGCGATACACAGTAAAGAAGTTCTCATTTCCCGAAAGGAAATTCG TCACCAAGGAAATCCTTCATAGTCTGAATGGCAGTTTTCGCTCTGGCGAACTAACAGCCATTATGGGTCCTTcgggagctggcaaaagtACGCTCTTAAATGTCATGTCCGGTTTTTG TTCCACTGGAGTGTCGGGTAATATACGGGTAAATGGAAAGCCAATGGCTCCCAGTTCGGAGAGGTTCCGCCAAATGCTGTGCTATATCCACCAGGATGATTTGCTGCGTCCACAGTTATTGGTCGGCGAGATAATGCTGCTAGCGGCCCATTTGAAACTGGGCTTCAAGGTCACCAAAGCCTATAAAATGGATCTG ATCAAACACATCTTATCGCTGTTGGGTCTGGACCATCGGTACAATGTGCCCACGGGGAAGCTTTCGGGCGGACAGAAGAAGCGGCTTGCAATCGCTCTCGAGCTGATAAGTAATCCTCCCGTACTATATCTGGACGAACCGACGAC GGGTTTGGATAGCTCCTCGTGCAGTTCTTGTGTGGCTCTACTGAAGAAACTGGCTTCCCAGGGTCACACGATAGTCTGTACGATCCATCAGCCGAGTGCTTTGATCTTCGAGATGTTCGACAAGCTATACACGGTGGTGGATGGTCACTGTATGTACCAGGGTCCTGTGAGGGAACTGGTTCCATTCCTGGCCGATCAGCAGCTCGTCTGCCCGAGTTATCACAATCCAGCCGATTATC TTCTGGAAGTGGCCGTGGGCGAGCATCAACGTGATCTGAATGAACTAATCCATGCGGCCAATAAAAAGTATTACGAGGATGTCGATCGCTATCGCTATATGAGCAGTGCCGATATGTCACGCCTCGTGGCAACAATTAAAG ACAACATTGACGGTAGGACGCTGGGAAAATCCAGCCAAGTTGCGCTGGCGCAATTCTCCAGCTTCGATTATGTGAAAGCATCGCCCCAGGAATTGGCTCTGGAGGAGGTCAAGGCACTAAGCGGACCCGCTGAGATTGTGGAAGCCGATCACCTGGAGAAAAatctgcagcaacagcagttgCCAGTTGCCAATGCCAAAGAGCTTGCCAAGCCCCCGAATGCCATCCGATCGGCCTCGTTCCTTATGCAGTATCTACTCCTGATGCAGCGCATCTTGATCTGTGCCAAACGCAACTAC TTTCTTCTGCTGGCCCGCATCTTTTCGCACATTTTCATTGGAGTCGTCTTTGGCTATCTGTACATGAACGTGGGCAACAATGCCCAGAGTGTGCTGGGAAACTACGTCTATCTCTATGGTTCCACTCTGCTCTTGGTCTACACCGGCAAAATGGCTGTGGTCTTGACAT TTCCGCTGGAAATTGACATGCTGACACGGGAGCACTTCAATCGCTGGTACAAGCTGGGTCCCTACTTCCTCTCGCTGATCTCCTTCGAAATACCCTTCCAG aGTCTCTGTACCGCCATGTACATCATCATAAGCGTCCATCTCACCGGGAATGATGTCGTGGATTCATTCCGGATCTATTACTTTATGCTGCTGGGCATTATGGCCTCATTAAGTGCTCAGGCCTGGGGCTTTTTCGTGGGAGCCACGCTGCCGACTAAG CTTGCCGTATTTCTGGGACCCATTCTGGCGGTGATGTTCTCCGTTTTCGGGTTCTGCACACGCTACATTGACATCACGCCCCTCTTCCGATGGATGTGGCACTTGAGCTATTTCCGGGCCGGATTCCACGGGGCTTTGAATGCCATCTATGGCATGGATCGACCATTTCTGGAGTGCCCGGAGACTGCGATGTACTGTCACTTCCGCAGCCCAAAGGTCTTTCTCAAGTACATGATGATCTCGGATGTGCACATGTCCGATTGCATGATCCTCATGGGAACCGTAATTGCAGTTATGCACGTCCTGACCATCATAACTCTGTGGCACAAGCTCAACAGACGATAG
- the LOC108065988 gene encoding glucose-fructose oxidoreductase domain-containing protein 1: MLPGVGVFGTGEIANVLVPLLREKGFEVRAIWGRTLKEAKETAATQNVQFHTNVIDDVLLRKDVDLVFIVCQPFLHAEISVKALGIGKHVVCDKPAGLHQQDALKMVRASQYYPTLISLVNHPLRFLPAFTHMRRCLQEELIGSLGDVVLMDVRVQMGTLFPEKYNWMCDAQMGGGALNLVGSVVDLVTFLLQQQAIRVHGVLRSYTKTTAAINGIRQITAPDFCNFQMELASGTLVTVALHSHTVPAKAFSQEVLIYGSKGHLVVRGGDLFVLKEGQPKEEAVYVDVQDLHFATNNSLLPRPYIKGLCKMVGALKEAFGSKESSWVKAPVSTAATFEDGLYVQAVVEAIRKSNETRQWQRVQLSTDSPLNHDQIIRYARMSTM; this comes from the coding sequence ATGCTGCCGGGCGTTGGAGTGTTCGGAACGGGCGAGATAGCCAATGTGTTGGTTCCCCTGCTGCGGGAGAAGGGATTCGAGGTGCGGGCCATTTGGGGCAGGACCCTGAAGGAGGCCAAAGAGACGGCGGCCACGCAGAACGTACAATTTCACACGAACGTTATTGATGACGTTCTCCTCCGAAAGGATGTGGACCTGGTGTTCATCGTCTGCCAGCCCTTCCTCCACGCCGAGATCTCGGTGAAGGCTCTGGGTATTGGAAAACATGTCGTGTGCGACAAGCCGGCGGGTTTGCACCAGCAGGATGCCCTCAAAATGGTGCGGGCCTCGCAGTATTATCCCACCCTGATCTCCCTGGTCAATCATCCGCTGAGGTTCCTGCCCGCCTTCACCCACATGCGTCGCTGCCTGCAGGAGGAGCTGATCGGCTCCCTGGGCGACGTGGTGCTCATGGACGTCCGCGTGCAGATGGGCACCCTCTTCCCCGAGAAATACAACTGGATGTGCGACGCGCAGATGGGCGGCGGTGCCTTGAATCTCGTGGGTTCCGTGGTGGATTTGGTCACCTTCCTGCTGCAACAGCAGGCCATTCGGGTGCATGGGGTACTGCGATCCTACACCAAGACCACGGCGGCCATCAATGGCATACGACAGATTACGGCGCCGGATTTCTGCAACTTTCAAATGGAACTGGCCAGCGGAACTCTGGTCACGGTGGCTCTCCACAGTCACACAGTGCCTGCCAAGGCCTTCTCCCAGGAAGTGCTCATCTATGGCAGCAAGGGACACCTGGTGGTGCGAGGCGGCGATCTGTTTGTGCTCAAGGAGGGCCAACCCAAAGAGGAAGCTGTCTACGTGGACGTTCAGGACTTGCACTTCGCCACCAATAACTCCTTGCTGCCGAGACCCTATATCAAGGGACTCTGCAAGATGGTGGGCGCACTGAAGGAGGCCTTTGGCAGCAAGGAATCCTCGTGGGTTAAGGCCCCCGTTTCCACAGCCGCCACCTTCGAGGACGGCCTCTATGTCCAGGCTGTGGTGGAGGCCATTCGGAAATCCAACGAAACCAGGCAATGGCAAAGGGTGCAGTTGTCCACCGACAGTCCTTTAAATCACGATCAGATCATCCGATATGCACGCATGTCCACTATGTAG
- the LOC108065949 gene encoding uncharacterized protein codes for MISIAQWLTSFSVGVLASAQGIRFLKTANEEESPTRIASQRETAAIEGLATEEPKILGSERISSVLQHIFSSEQNSSHVYIDAMHNRSAKREGYALGSESLNQMLEDIMIPVGNGSNRTLSVEPAVEA; via the coding sequence atgatttcaattgCTCAGTGGCTTACCTCTTTTTCGGTTGGAGTTTTGGCCTCTGCGCAGGGGATACGTTTCTTAAAGACTGCCAATGAAGAGGAGTCGCCTACCAGGATCGCTAGCCAGCGGGAAACGGCGGCTATCGAGGGATTGGCCACGGAGGAACCCAAGATCCTGGGGTCTGAAAGGATCAGCAGTGTCCTGCAGCACATTTTCAGCAGTGAGCAGAACTCAAGTCACGTTTACATAGATGCCATGCACAATCGCAGTGCCAAAAGGGAGGGTTATGCTCTGGGCTCCGAGTCCCTAAACCAAATGCTGGAGGACATCATGATCCCCGTTGGGAATGGGAGCAACAGGACCTTGTCCGTGGAGCCTGCTGTTGAAGCTTAG
- the Gr22f gene encoding putative gustatory receptor 22f encodes MFRPRRGFCQNLAWFMLKTDLYISWLLGLFPFTFDSRIKQLRRSRWLLLYGIIGHFSLLYLIFLRKFQSEERSNLNAFMRNPLLGQIHQQFEFITILCAIITHLMNFWGSNKVQDIANELITLQYQDFDSLKIKNYPKFDCCVIQKSLAALFQSVILFTFALTQGNGFWKILEVLRCLPLLDLHLIIIGVHTETLLIYRHVMFINGELVDLAYNIQLDSTTKSSRIRELAALYYRLLKLHKKVVKAYDFQLTLIFSIYLTYNIVLIFFLIVLGVSLNQQYIYFVAVPQIILNVWDFWLNIVVCDITEKAGRKTIKILKYFTDLQDNDVELERSVNEFAWLCSHRKFRFQLCGLFSINYNMGFHMIITSCLYLVYLVQFDYMNL; translated from the exons ATGTTTCGACCTCGTCGCGGTTTTTGTCAGAACTTGGCGTGGTTTATGCTAAAGACAGATCTCTATATATCCTGGCTACTGGGATTGTTTCCCTTTACTTTTGATTCGCGAATAAAACAACTGAGGCGGTCACGATGGCTTCTTCTTTATGGAATAATTGGGCATTTTTCCCTGCTGTATCTAATTTTTCTCCGCAAGTTTCAATCCGAAGAGCGAAGTAACCTGAATGCTTTTATGCGAAATCCGTTGCTGGGGCAAATTCACCAACAATTTGAATTCATCACGATTCTCTGCGCGATTATTACGCACCTTATGAACTTTTGGGGAAGCAACAAAGTTCAGGATATTGCCAATGAACTTATAACACTGCAGTATCAGGATTTTGACAGTCTGAAGATAAAGAACTATCCCAAATTTGACTGCTGTGTGATACAAAAGTCTTTGGCTGCGTTATTTCAAAGTGTAATTCTATTTACTTTCGCTTTAACGCAAGGAAATGGATTCTGGAAGATCTTGGAGGTCCTTCGCTGCCTTCCACTTCTGGACcttcatttaattataataggCGTTCACACTGAAACCCTTTTAATATATCGCCATGTGATGTTTATTAACGGGGAACTTGTGGACCTGGCTTACAATATACAACTAGATTCCACCACAAAGTCTTCAAGAATTCGCGAACTCGCCGCCTTGTACTACCGCCTCCTAAAGTTACATAAAAAAGTGGTAAAAGCCTACGACTTCCAGTTGACCCTTATTTTTTCGATATACTTAACTTACAACATTGTGTTAATCTTTTTCCTTATTGTGCTCGGAGTTAGTTTGAACCAGCAgtatatatactttgtggCTGTCCCACAGATTATCCTAAATGTGTGGGATTTTTGGTTAAATATTGTCGTGTGCGATATAACCGAAAAGGCTGGcagaaaaactataaaaatcttgaaatattttactgATCTCCAGGATAATGATGTCGAACTGGAAAGAAGT gtgAATGAATTTGCGTGGTTGTGCAGTCACCGCAAATTTCGGTTTCAGCTGTGTGGCCTCTTTTCGATTAATTACAATATGGGTTTTCATATGATCATTACTAGTTGTCTTTACCTAGTTTATTTGGTTCAGTTCGATTATATGAatttgtga
- the LOC138912552 gene encoding putative gustatory receptor 22f has product MLSNIVLSRCRLIVNRRKMSGTRSGYCQNLAWFMLKMALYGSWILGLFPFTFDSKRKQLRHSRWLFLYGFIGHSLLLCLLCFSKFESKEPGSLDSFQRNPMLARLHQQFGVITIFCAIFTHFMNLWGSKKVQEIANELLILEYRDFHGLNINNSPKFYSCVIQKILTMMCQSLILFTFSLFHGNGFSKIFSFLSCLPLLDLQLIVMRFQIEILFVYRYVLMINRELVDLASNIRLNPTAKSSRIRELAALYNRLLKLNKKVVKAFDLQLNLILAEYLTYNIVILYFLIVLGISQNKQSFYFVAIPQVALNLWDFWLNIVVCDITEKAGGKTLAILKLFNDLEHKDVELERSQLNEFAWLCSHRKFRFQLCGLFSINYNMGFQMIITSFLYLVYLVQFDYMNL; this is encoded by the exons ATGCTCTCAAACATCGTGTTATCCCGCTGTCGACTAATTGTTAACAG ACGGAAAATGTCTGGAACTCGTAGCGGTTATTGTCAGAACTTGGCCTGGTTCATGCTGAAGATGGCTCTATATGGATCCTGGATACTGGGATTGTTTCCCTTCACGTTTGATTCGAAAAGAAAGCAACTGAGGCACTCACGATGGCTTTTTCTCTATGGCTTTATTGGGCATTCCTTACTCCTGTGCCTACTTTGCTTCAGCAAGTTTGAATCTAAAGAGCCAGGTAGCCTTGACTCTTTTCAACGTAATCCGATGCTTGCGCGATTACACCAACAATTCGGAGTCATCACGATTTTCTGCGCGATCTTTACGCACTTTATGAACCTTTGGGGAAGCAAGAAAGTTCAGGAGATTGCCAATGAACTTTTAATACTGGAGTATCGGGACTTTCATGGACTCAATATTAACAACTCACCCAAATTTTACAGTTGTGTGATTCAAAAGATTTTAACAATGATGTGCCAGAGCTTAATTCTATTTACGTTCTCTTTATTCCATGGAAATGGATTTTCTAAGATCTTTTCGTTTCTTAGCTGCCTGCCCCTTTTGGACCTCCAATTAATTGTTATGCGCTTTCAGATTGAAATCCTTTTCGTATACCGTTATGTGTTAATGATTAACAGAGAACTCGTTGACCTGGCGTCCAATATTCGCCTAAATCCCACCGCAAAATCCTCAAGAATTCGCGAACTGGCTGCCTTGTACAATCGTCTCTTGAAGTTAAATAAGAAAGTGGTAAAAGCCTTCGACTTGCAGTTGAACCTTATATTAGCGGAGTACTTAACTTACAACATTGTGATACTGTATTTCCTTATTGTGCTAGGAATTAGCCAGAACAAACAAAGTTTCTATTTTGTGGCTATCCCACAAGTAGCCCTTAATTTATGGGATTTTTGGTTAAATATAGTCGTCTGCGATATCACCGAAAAGGCTGGTGGAAAAACGTTAGCCATTCTGAAACTATTTAATGATCTTGAACACAAAGATGTCGAACTAGAGAGAAGT CAGTTGAATGAATTTGCATGGCTGTGCAGTCACCGAAAATTTCGGTTTCAGCTGTGTGGACTCTTTTcgattaattataatatggGGTTTCAAATGATCATTACCAGTTTTCTTTACTTGGTCTATTTAGTGCAATTTGATTATATGAATTTGTGA
- the LOC108065951 gene encoding uncharacterized protein — protein sequence MKPFVDIYFTEEPLPLEEQFNKVNQPLKRTLYGSPLKNQDLDNHMDSMENEERTPLLNSQNFNSVYGSSSYSYNDDFEYFPDLSQPLPNISFREQLRLTAVNRGKNLSWQRSHKKRLEEIWLSQFSMDILRD from the exons ATGAAGCCATTTGTGGACATTTATTTTACTGAAGAGCCATTGCCGCTTGAGGAGCAATTTAATAAGGTGAACCAACCTTTGAAGAGAACTCTTTATGGCAGCCCGCTGAAAAATCAG GATTTAGATAACCATATGGATTCAATGGAAAACGAAGAGCGAACTCCTCTTTTAAACTCTCAGAACTTTAATAGCGTGTATGGATCATCATCTTATAGCTATAACGAcgattttgaatattttccgGACCTTAGTCAACCGCTGCCTAATATTTCCTTTCGTGAGCAACTTCGTTTAACTGCAGTGAATCGCGGCAAAAACCTCAGCTGGCAGCGCAGTCATAAGAAGCGTCTCGAGGAAATTTGGCTATCCCAATTTTCCATGGATATTTTGAGAGACTAA